A DNA window from Patagioenas fasciata isolate bPatFas1 chromosome 1, bPatFas1.hap1, whole genome shotgun sequence contains the following coding sequences:
- the MAEL gene encoding protein maelstrom homolog isoform X3, which produces MAQRKGSRSPYCLFVCDQLPELQRRGLPVTGVVDAVPYCSEAWALLTKEEKMAYAEKARKWNVKKHSQKTAEQMRNVAHPVPAHLTTKAPSATSLPDASMSWKNDQAVVTDIFYFLNIYSHGKLPSHCEQRFLPCEIGCVKYSLQDGIMADFHHFIDPEVPPRGFRYHCQAAIVLRELLEFVQPARGVRPYFYCRSNDRFRINWCLRRMASLTGIESHPELLAVEDLVIELYRKKYQKEPSKNWVCRELDAFLWDFSSNTRCKWHEENDIPCCALASCKKMAYCISKSLANVYGVSLTAAHLPLQDSDCGKSTNTKMVVLAAGRFQKMKAEGSGCDRHFTSPSQDKEFVPSNCDSPCGVKTSLYGISTMRGRGITRLLKSASDLSKSFSN; this is translated from the exons ATGGCGCAGCGCAAGGGCTCCCGTAGCCCCTACTGCCTGTTCGTGTGCGACCAGCTGCCCGAGCTGCAGCGGCGCGGGCTGCCCGTGACCGGAGTGGTCGACGCCGTGCCCTACTGCTCCGAGGCGTGGGCG TTGCTGACTAAAGAAGAAAAGATGGCATACGCTGAGAAGGCTCGTAAATGGAATGTAAAGAAACACTCTCAGAAGACAGCAGAACAG ATGCGTAATGTGGCTCATCCAGTTCCTGCTCATCTGACCACGAAGGCGCCCAGTGCTACTTCTCTTCCAGATGCCTCTATGTCTTGGAAGAACGATCAGG ctgtggTCACAGATATTTTCTACTTCCTGAACATTTACAGCCATGGCAAGCTGCCATCCCACTGTGAACAGCGCTTCCTTCCTTGCGAGATTGGGTGTGTCAAGTACTCCCTACAGGATGGCATAATGGCTGATTTCCATCACTTCATAGACCCAG AAGTACCACCACGTGGTTTTCGGTACCACTGCCAGGCTGCTA TTGTCTTACGGGAACTTCTTGAGTTTGTCCAGCCAGCCAGAGGTGTTCGGCCATATTTTTACTGCAGG tCTAACGATAGATTCCGAATTAACTGGTGTCTCCGTCGAATGGCTAGCCTAACAG GCATTGAGAGCCATCCAGAGCTTCTTGCTGTAGAAGACCTGGTAATAGAACTGTACCGTAAGAAATACCAGAAGGAGCCATCCAAGAATTGGGTGTGTAGAGaactggatgccttcctgtgggATTTCTCCAGTAATACCAG GTGCAAGTGGCATGAAGAGAATGATATACCCTGCTGTGCTTTGGCGTCCTGTAAGAAAATGGC TTATTGCATCAGTAAATCTTTAGCTAATGTGTATGGAGTCTCACTCACAGCTGCTCACCTGCCTCTTCAAGACTCTGATTGTGGTAAAAGCACAAATACCAAGATGGTGGTACTGGCTGCTGGACGTTTTCAG AAAATGAAGGCTGAGGGTTCTGGATGTGACAGACATTTCACTTCTCCAAGTCAGGATAAAGAGTTTGTCCCTTCTAATT gTGATTCTCCATGTGGTGTGAAGACTTCCCTTTATGGAATAAGTACCATGCGAGGAAGAGGAATTACTCGTTTGCTGAAAAGTGCATCTGATCTGTCCAAGTCTTTCAGTAACTGA
- the MAEL gene encoding protein maelstrom homolog isoform X1 — MAQRKGSRSPYCLFVCDQLPELQRRGLPVTGVVDAVPYCSEAWALLTKEEKMAYAEKARKWNVKKHSQKTAEQMRNVAHPVPAHLTTKAPSATSLPDASMSWKNDQAVVTDIFYFLNIYSHGKLPSHCEQRFLPCEIGCVKYSLQDGIMADFHHFIDPEVPPRGFRYHCQAASDATHKIPISGFNLLRTCYAVVLRELLEFVQPARGVRPYFYCRSNDRFRINWCLRRMASLTGIESHPELLAVEDLVIELYRKKYQKEPSKNWVCRELDAFLWDFSSNTRCKWHEENDIPCCALASCKKMAYCISKSLANVYGVSLTAAHLPLQDSDCGKSTNTKMVVLAAGRFQKMKAEGSGCDRHFTSPSQDKEFVPSNCDSPCGVKTSLYGISTMRGRGITRLLKSASDLSKSFSN, encoded by the exons ATGGCGCAGCGCAAGGGCTCCCGTAGCCCCTACTGCCTGTTCGTGTGCGACCAGCTGCCCGAGCTGCAGCGGCGCGGGCTGCCCGTGACCGGAGTGGTCGACGCCGTGCCCTACTGCTCCGAGGCGTGGGCG TTGCTGACTAAAGAAGAAAAGATGGCATACGCTGAGAAGGCTCGTAAATGGAATGTAAAGAAACACTCTCAGAAGACAGCAGAACAG ATGCGTAATGTGGCTCATCCAGTTCCTGCTCATCTGACCACGAAGGCGCCCAGTGCTACTTCTCTTCCAGATGCCTCTATGTCTTGGAAGAACGATCAGG ctgtggTCACAGATATTTTCTACTTCCTGAACATTTACAGCCATGGCAAGCTGCCATCCCACTGTGAACAGCGCTTCCTTCCTTGCGAGATTGGGTGTGTCAAGTACTCCCTACAGGATGGCATAATGGCTGATTTCCATCACTTCATAGACCCAG AAGTACCACCACGTGGTTTTCGGTACCACTGCCAGGCTGCTA GTGATGCCACTCACAAGATCCCTATATCTGGATTTAATCTTTTACGTACTTGTTATGCAGTTGTCTTACGGGAACTTCTTGAGTTTGTCCAGCCAGCCAGAGGTGTTCGGCCATATTTTTACTGCAGG tCTAACGATAGATTCCGAATTAACTGGTGTCTCCGTCGAATGGCTAGCCTAACAG GCATTGAGAGCCATCCAGAGCTTCTTGCTGTAGAAGACCTGGTAATAGAACTGTACCGTAAGAAATACCAGAAGGAGCCATCCAAGAATTGGGTGTGTAGAGaactggatgccttcctgtgggATTTCTCCAGTAATACCAG GTGCAAGTGGCATGAAGAGAATGATATACCCTGCTGTGCTTTGGCGTCCTGTAAGAAAATGGC TTATTGCATCAGTAAATCTTTAGCTAATGTGTATGGAGTCTCACTCACAGCTGCTCACCTGCCTCTTCAAGACTCTGATTGTGGTAAAAGCACAAATACCAAGATGGTGGTACTGGCTGCTGGACGTTTTCAG AAAATGAAGGCTGAGGGTTCTGGATGTGACAGACATTTCACTTCTCCAAGTCAGGATAAAGAGTTTGTCCCTTCTAATT gTGATTCTCCATGTGGTGTGAAGACTTCCCTTTATGGAATAAGTACCATGCGAGGAAGAGGAATTACTCGTTTGCTGAAAAGTGCATCTGATCTGTCCAAGTCTTTCAGTAACTGA
- the MAEL gene encoding protein maelstrom homolog isoform X4, whose protein sequence is MRLLTKEEKMAYAEKARKWNVKKHSQKTAEQMRNVAHPVPAHLTTKAPSATSLPDASMSWKNDQAVVTDIFYFLNIYSHGKLPSHCEQRFLPCEIGCVKYSLQDGIMADFHHFIDPEVPPRGFRYHCQAASDATHKIPISGFNLLRTCYAVVLRELLEFVQPARGVRPYFYCRSNDRFRINWCLRRMASLTGIESHPELLAVEDLVIELYRKKYQKEPSKNWVCRELDAFLWDFSSNTRCKWHEENDIPCCALASCKKMAYCISKSLANVYGVSLTAAHLPLQDSDCGKSTNTKMVVLAAGRFQKMKAEGSGCDRHFTSPSQDKEFVPSNCDSPCGVKTSLYGISTMRGRGITRLLKSASDLSKSFSN, encoded by the exons ATGAGG TTGCTGACTAAAGAAGAAAAGATGGCATACGCTGAGAAGGCTCGTAAATGGAATGTAAAGAAACACTCTCAGAAGACAGCAGAACAG ATGCGTAATGTGGCTCATCCAGTTCCTGCTCATCTGACCACGAAGGCGCCCAGTGCTACTTCTCTTCCAGATGCCTCTATGTCTTGGAAGAACGATCAGG ctgtggTCACAGATATTTTCTACTTCCTGAACATTTACAGCCATGGCAAGCTGCCATCCCACTGTGAACAGCGCTTCCTTCCTTGCGAGATTGGGTGTGTCAAGTACTCCCTACAGGATGGCATAATGGCTGATTTCCATCACTTCATAGACCCAG AAGTACCACCACGTGGTTTTCGGTACCACTGCCAGGCTGCTA GTGATGCCACTCACAAGATCCCTATATCTGGATTTAATCTTTTACGTACTTGTTATGCAGTTGTCTTACGGGAACTTCTTGAGTTTGTCCAGCCAGCCAGAGGTGTTCGGCCATATTTTTACTGCAGG tCTAACGATAGATTCCGAATTAACTGGTGTCTCCGTCGAATGGCTAGCCTAACAG GCATTGAGAGCCATCCAGAGCTTCTTGCTGTAGAAGACCTGGTAATAGAACTGTACCGTAAGAAATACCAGAAGGAGCCATCCAAGAATTGGGTGTGTAGAGaactggatgccttcctgtgggATTTCTCCAGTAATACCAG GTGCAAGTGGCATGAAGAGAATGATATACCCTGCTGTGCTTTGGCGTCCTGTAAGAAAATGGC TTATTGCATCAGTAAATCTTTAGCTAATGTGTATGGAGTCTCACTCACAGCTGCTCACCTGCCTCTTCAAGACTCTGATTGTGGTAAAAGCACAAATACCAAGATGGTGGTACTGGCTGCTGGACGTTTTCAG AAAATGAAGGCTGAGGGTTCTGGATGTGACAGACATTTCACTTCTCCAAGTCAGGATAAAGAGTTTGTCCCTTCTAATT gTGATTCTCCATGTGGTGTGAAGACTTCCCTTTATGGAATAAGTACCATGCGAGGAAGAGGAATTACTCGTTTGCTGAAAAGTGCATCTGATCTGTCCAAGTCTTTCAGTAACTGA
- the MAEL gene encoding protein maelstrom homolog isoform X2, whose translation MSVRTWCKRLLPFGISHPSALKKHKKPPKQPSHTLLEAHLELLTKEEKMAYAEKARKWNVKKHSQKTAEQMRNVAHPVPAHLTTKAPSATSLPDASMSWKNDQAVVTDIFYFLNIYSHGKLPSHCEQRFLPCEIGCVKYSLQDGIMADFHHFIDPEVPPRGFRYHCQAASDATHKIPISGFNLLRTCYAVVLRELLEFVQPARGVRPYFYCRSNDRFRINWCLRRMASLTGIESHPELLAVEDLVIELYRKKYQKEPSKNWVCRELDAFLWDFSSNTRCKWHEENDIPCCALASCKKMAYCISKSLANVYGVSLTAAHLPLQDSDCGKSTNTKMVVLAAGRFQKMKAEGSGCDRHFTSPSQDKEFVPSNCDSPCGVKTSLYGISTMRGRGITRLLKSASDLSKSFSN comes from the exons ATGTCTGTGAGAACTTGGTGCAAGCGATTGCTCCCATTTGGCATCTCTCATCCTTCAGCACTCAAGAAAcataaaaaaccccccaaacaacccAGCCACACTCTCCTCGAAGCCCATCTTGAG TTGCTGACTAAAGAAGAAAAGATGGCATACGCTGAGAAGGCTCGTAAATGGAATGTAAAGAAACACTCTCAGAAGACAGCAGAACAG ATGCGTAATGTGGCTCATCCAGTTCCTGCTCATCTGACCACGAAGGCGCCCAGTGCTACTTCTCTTCCAGATGCCTCTATGTCTTGGAAGAACGATCAGG ctgtggTCACAGATATTTTCTACTTCCTGAACATTTACAGCCATGGCAAGCTGCCATCCCACTGTGAACAGCGCTTCCTTCCTTGCGAGATTGGGTGTGTCAAGTACTCCCTACAGGATGGCATAATGGCTGATTTCCATCACTTCATAGACCCAG AAGTACCACCACGTGGTTTTCGGTACCACTGCCAGGCTGCTA GTGATGCCACTCACAAGATCCCTATATCTGGATTTAATCTTTTACGTACTTGTTATGCAGTTGTCTTACGGGAACTTCTTGAGTTTGTCCAGCCAGCCAGAGGTGTTCGGCCATATTTTTACTGCAGG tCTAACGATAGATTCCGAATTAACTGGTGTCTCCGTCGAATGGCTAGCCTAACAG GCATTGAGAGCCATCCAGAGCTTCTTGCTGTAGAAGACCTGGTAATAGAACTGTACCGTAAGAAATACCAGAAGGAGCCATCCAAGAATTGGGTGTGTAGAGaactggatgccttcctgtgggATTTCTCCAGTAATACCAG GTGCAAGTGGCATGAAGAGAATGATATACCCTGCTGTGCTTTGGCGTCCTGTAAGAAAATGGC TTATTGCATCAGTAAATCTTTAGCTAATGTGTATGGAGTCTCACTCACAGCTGCTCACCTGCCTCTTCAAGACTCTGATTGTGGTAAAAGCACAAATACCAAGATGGTGGTACTGGCTGCTGGACGTTTTCAG AAAATGAAGGCTGAGGGTTCTGGATGTGACAGACATTTCACTTCTCCAAGTCAGGATAAAGAGTTTGTCCCTTCTAATT gTGATTCTCCATGTGGTGTGAAGACTTCCCTTTATGGAATAAGTACCATGCGAGGAAGAGGAATTACTCGTTTGCTGAAAAGTGCATCTGATCTGTCCAAGTCTTTCAGTAACTGA
- the GPA33 gene encoding cell surface A33 antigen — protein MKRLWLFIFSAILVTAHALTVEAPAKEIQVARGNDVTLGCNFKTDATIDSADIVVWSKISTAVDVVTRYFDGFVQYGNGYENRIQFTGDLNKGDISITINAVTMEDNGTYVCSVRLRQDPPRQAVTMALLVLVAPSKPECKILGTAEYGQTINLTCTSHEGSPKPKYTWQSFSVQNEPRVLQTTQGEQITLKNISADTSGFYICTSTNIVGKEFCNMTVTVLPPSMNIALYAGIIGGVVAAIVVIGIIVYFCCCREEKNKDYEMTEREDRNEPSTEQPTTNQRAEDEVENE, from the exons ATGAAAAGACTTTGGCTGTTCATTTTCAGTGCAA TTCTGGTGACTGCTCATGCCCTCACCGTGGAAGCACCTGCCAAGGAAATACAAGTGGCACGAGGGAACGATGTTACTCTCGGCTGTAATTTTAAAACTGATGCTACTATTGACTCAGCAGACATTGTCGTCTGGAGTAAAATCAGTACTGCG GTTGATGTTGTCACTAGGTATTTTGACGGATTTGTACAGTATGGCAATGGCTATGAAAACCGTATACAGTTTACTGGTGACTTAAACAAAGGAGACATCAGTATCACCATCAATGCAGTGACCATGGAAGACAATGGGACGTATGTATGTAGTGTTCGTCTACGGCAAGATCCCCCCAGGCAGGCTGTAACCATGGCTCTTTTAGTCCTTG ttgCACCATCCAAGCCAGAATGCAAGATTTTGGGGACAGCAGAATACGGGCAGACAATCAATCTGACCTGCACTTCTCACGAGGGCTCCCCAAAGCCCAAATATACCTGGCAAAGCTTCAGTGTACAAAATGAGCCCCGTGTACTACAAACAACACAAG GGGAACAAATAACTTTGAAGAACATCTCGGCAGATACCTCTGGCTTTTATATCTGCACTTCGACAAACATCGTGGGAAAGGAATTTTGCAACATGACAGTCACTGTTCTGCCAC CTTCCATGAACATAGCTCTTTACGCTGGCATCATCGGTGGGGTTGTTGCTGCAATTGTAGTTATTGGTATTATAGTCTATTTCTGCTGCTGTCGGGAGGAAAAGAACAAGGACTATGAGATGAC GGAGAGAGAAGACAGAAATGAACCCTCCACAGAGCAGCCTACAACGAATCAGAGAGCAGAGGATGAAGTTGAAAATGAATGA